A genome region from Meriones unguiculatus strain TT.TT164.6M chromosome 13 unlocalized genomic scaffold, Bangor_MerUng_6.1 Chr13, whole genome shotgun sequence includes the following:
- the LOC110541270 gene encoding LOW QUALITY PROTEIN: vomeronasal type-2 receptor 116-like (The sequence of the model RefSeq protein was modified relative to this genomic sequence to represent the inferred CDS: inserted 1 base in 1 codon; deleted 1 base in 1 codon; substituted 1 base at 1 genomic stop codon): MFWIFIFGLLYILNLVCTFTDNDCYVTIKESFHRGGDVMIGAXFPLHVFYTRNNIPDIQYTSYFQDFHIQYKLKNYQFVLALVFAIEEINRNPHLLPNTTLGFDLHNNAFSEQLVLLEAFCXLMGMNNSLVNYECGQKKKSPAALTGTSWATSAHIGTLLQLYNIPQVTFGPFDSTLNDQDQFNSLYQMAPKDTYLSLAIFSLLLHFRWSWVGLILPDDHRGNQMLSDLRKDMESNGICIAFLKLIPGTMNSLSNELWKNLEEIQESSANVIVIYGDIGSSQGLIRHIGNLFMIWKVWVLNSQWDAVSHADYLMVESFHGSLIFTHHHKEMVEFTDFFQKVNPYKYPEDTYLPKFWYLFFKCSFSELDCHLLENCQPNASLELLPRHIFDPAMTEESYNIYNAVYAVAYSLQEMNLQQIQTQPYANGKEMEFFPWQLQPFLKNTLLENHVRSYTVMDEGRNLDSAYDILNFWNFPKGLGLKVKVGNFSPYAPQVQQLSLSEQLIQWPTRFTKIPQSVCSESCRPGFRKAAQEGKAVCCFDCTPCAENEISNETDMDQCVKCPESHYTNSEKNHCLQKTVSFLAYEDPLGIALTIAALCFAALTAAVLVVFVKHRDTAIVKANNRTLSYTLLLTLIICFLSSLLFIGQPNTSTCIMQQTAFGILFTVALSTVLAKAITVVIAFKVTVPARLVRWLMVSRAPNFIIPFCTMIQLILCGVWLFSSPPFVDQDAHAEHAHIIIMCNKGSAVAFHCVLGYLCSLALGSHTMAFLSRNLPDTFNEAKYLSFSMQVFFCVWVTFLPVYHSTKGKVMVAMEVFSILASSAALLGLIFAPKCYIILIRPDKNCCVDIRHKTHSRRNIHFECN; the protein is encoded by the exons ATGTTCTGGATCTTTATCTTTGGGCTCCTGTATATTCTGAACCTTGTGTGTACCTTTACTGACAATGACTGCTATGTAACAATCAAAGAAAGTTTTCATCGTGGAGGAGATGTAATGATTGGAG TTTTCCCCCTTCATGTTTTCTACACACGCAACAATATTCCTGATATACAGTACACATCCTATTTCCAGGACTTTCACATACA GTATAAGTTAAAGAACTACCAGTTTGTTCTGGCCCTTGTATTTGCCATTGAGGAGATCAACAGAAACCCTCATCTTCTACCCAACACAACTCTAGGATTTGATCTACATAATAACGCATTTTCAGAACAGCTTGTTCTATTGGAAGCCTTTTGTTGACTCATGGGTATGAACAATTCCCTAGTTAATTATGAGTGTgggcagaag aaaaaatcacctGCTGCTCTCACAGGAACATCATGGGCAACATCTGCTCACATTGGGACCCTGTTACAACTATACAATATACCTCAGGTGA CTTTTGGGCCTTTTGATTCTACCTTGAATGACCAAGATCAGTTTAATTCTCTCTATCAGATGGCTCCAAAGGACACATATCTATCACTTGCCATATTCTCTTTGCTGCTTCATTtcagatggtcctgggttggtcTGATCCTCCCAGATGACCACAGAGGGAATCAGATGCTGTCAGACTTGagaaaagatatggagagtaaTGGCATCTGCATAGCCTTTTTGAAACTGATCCCTGGCACCATGAACTCACTTTCCAATGAACTATGGAAAAATCTGGAGGAGATTCAGGAATCCTCAGCAAATGTGATAGTTATTTATGGGGACATTGGTTCTTCACAAGGCTTAATCCGACACATTGGGAATCTGTTTATGATATGGAAAGTCTGGGTCTTAAATTCTCAGTGGGATGCTGTCAGCCATGCTGATTATTTGATGGTAGAGTCATTTCATGGTAGTCTCATTTTTACACACCATCATAAAGAGATGGTTGAgtttacagatttttttcaaaaagttaaTCCTTACAAATACCCTGAAGACACATATCTTCCTAAATTTTGGTATTTGTTCTTCAAGTGCTCATTTTCTGAGCTTGACTGTCATCTTTTGGAAAACTGCCAACCCAACGCTTCATTGGAGTTACTGCCCAGACACATTTTTGACCCAGCCATGACTGAAGAGAGCTACAATATATACAATGCTGTGTATGCTGTCGCCTACAGTCTCCAAGAGATGAACCTTCAGCAAATACAGACACAACCATATGCTAATGGAAAAGAAATGGAATTCTTCCCCTGGCAG CTCCAACCTTTCCTAAAGAACACCCTTCTGGAAAATCATGTGAGGAGTTACACAGTAATGGATGAGGGAAGAAACTTAGACTCAGCATATGATATTCTCAACTTCTGGAATTTTCCAAAgggtcttggattaaaggtgaaaGTAGGAAACTTTTCTCCATATGCTCCTCAGGTTCAACAGTTGTCTTTATCTGAGCAGTTGATTCAGTGGCCAACAAGGTTTACAAAG attcctcagTCTGTGTGCAGTGAGAGCTGTAGACCAGGATTCAGAAAAGCTGCCCAGGAAGGCAAGGCTGTCTGCTGCTTTGATTGCACTCCTTGTGCAGAAAATGAGATTTCGAATGAGACAG ATATGGACCAGTGTGTGAAGTGTCCAGAAAGTCACTATACAAATTCAGAGAAGAACCACTGCCTCCAGAAAACTGTGAGCTTTTTGGCCTATGAAGACCCCTTGGGGATAGCTCTCACCATCGCAGCACTGTGCTTCGCTGCACTCACAGCTGCGGTCCTAGTAGTCTTTGTGAAGCACAGAGACACAGCCATTGTCAAGGCCAATAAtcggactctcagctacaccctgctGTTGACACTCATCATCTGTTTCCTCAGTTCCTTGCTCTTTATTGGTCAGCCCAACACATCCACCTGCATCATGCAGCAGACAGCATTTGGGATTTTGTTCACTGTGGCTCTCTCCACAGTGTTGGCCAAAGCTATCACAGTGGTTATTGCATTCAAGGTCACTGTTCCAGCTAGACTGGTGAGGTGGTTAATGGTATCAAGAGCCCCTAATTTCATCATTCCTTTCTGCACaatgatccaacttattctctgtggagtctggttGTTTTCCTCTCCACCCTTCGTTGATCAAGATGCTCATGCTGAACATGCCCACATCATCATCATGTGCAACAAAGGTTCAGCAGTTGCTTTCCACTGTGTCCTGGGATACCTCTGCTCCTTGGCACTTGGGAGCCACACCATGGCCTTCTTATCCAGGaatctgcctgacacattcaatgaagcCAAATATCTGTCATTCAGCATGCAGGTATTCTTCTGTGTATGGGTCACCTTCCTCCCTGTCTACCACAGCACAAAGGGGAAAGTCATGGTGGCTATGGAAGTCTTCTctatcttggcctccagtgcagcaCTGCTTGGCTTGATCTTTGCCCCCAAATGCTACATCATTTTGATAAGGCCAGATAAGAACTGCTGTGTTGACATCAGGCACAAAACCCATTCAAGAAGGAATATTCATTTCGAatgtaattaa